A single region of the Aurantiacibacter sp. MUD11 genome encodes:
- a CDS encoding nucleotidyltransferase family protein, translated as MSTPADSQPLVAVLAAGRASRFGGGKLDEDCADKPVGQWVLDAVVAAGLEPSLIVVGPEAPQFAREAAGWRLLTNPAPQDGLGGSVAIAAREAERQSRALLVVLADMPLVAPEHLRRLTQCGTSAASSYPDGRTGVPACIAAQDVGKAARLDGDSGAGPMLAGLASLEVVEPDPGTLLDVDTPEDLERISAILAAR; from the coding sequence GTGTCGACGCCCGCTGACAGCCAGCCACTAGTGGCCGTGCTCGCCGCCGGACGCGCGAGCCGCTTCGGTGGCGGCAAACTGGACGAAGACTGTGCGGACAAGCCGGTGGGGCAATGGGTGCTCGATGCAGTCGTGGCGGCAGGGTTGGAGCCGTCCTTAATCGTGGTCGGGCCGGAGGCTCCGCAATTTGCGCGTGAAGCGGCTGGCTGGCGCCTGCTGACCAATCCAGCGCCCCAAGATGGCCTTGGTGGCTCCGTCGCCATCGCCGCGCGCGAGGCGGAACGCCAATCGCGTGCGCTGCTGGTCGTGCTGGCAGACATGCCGCTGGTTGCTCCCGAACACCTGCGCCGCCTCACCCAATGCGGGACAAGCGCTGCGTCGAGCTATCCCGACGGGCGAACAGGCGTGCCTGCCTGCATCGCTGCGCAGGATGTAGGCAAGGCCGCGCGTCTCGATGGCGATAGTGGGGCGGGCCCGATGCTGGCAGGTCTTGCATCGCTGGAGGTTGTCGAACCCGATCCTGGCACCCTGCTCGACGTCGATACACCCGAAGACCTCGAACGGATCAGCGCCATCCTCGCCGCGCGCTAG
- a CDS encoding nuclear transport factor 2 family protein — MSFDYEAYLACFLTGDDDSLVERFFAEDCEMRSASGVRRGHQGMREFLHWAHDGVRECPRVQHYLQDERTVFADIDMDFHATSHRPDFPFGELHPGDSLTVKFLARYDLDEDQKVRVLTTAAWPPGVGVTTLPPLGGHPSQLAAYHAYAAAFSNGDPQRYTRFYTDDVVLELGSVPRIEGAQGIADFYTAMFRTVRETLTIHDLDASDERIVVDCTSRFTAIADAPDFVVAPLAKDDFAEVGVKVTYTLRDGRICHIGVQRTRDPVVTRA; from the coding sequence TTGAGCTTCGACTACGAAGCCTACCTCGCCTGCTTCCTGACGGGCGACGACGACAGCCTCGTCGAGCGCTTCTTTGCCGAGGACTGTGAAATGCGCTCTGCAAGCGGTGTCCGGCGAGGGCATCAGGGGATGCGCGAATTCCTGCACTGGGCGCATGACGGCGTGCGCGAGTGCCCGCGCGTGCAGCATTACCTGCAGGACGAGCGGACCGTCTTCGCCGACATCGACATGGACTTCCACGCGACCTCGCACCGCCCGGATTTCCCCTTCGGCGAACTGCATCCGGGCGACAGCCTGACGGTGAAGTTCCTCGCCCGCTACGACCTCGACGAAGACCAGAAGGTGAGGGTGCTGACCACCGCCGCCTGGCCGCCGGGCGTGGGCGTCACTACCCTGCCCCCGCTGGGCGGGCATCCCAGCCAGCTGGCTGCCTACCACGCCTATGCCGCCGCCTTCTCCAACGGCGATCCGCAGCGCTACACGCGCTTCTATACCGACGACGTGGTGCTCGAACTCGGTTCGGTGCCCAGGATCGAGGGCGCGCAGGGCATCGCGGACTTCTACACCGCCATGTTCAGGACGGTGCGGGAGACGCTGACGATCCACGACCTCGACGCCAGCGACGAGCGGATCGTGGTCGACTGCACCAGCCGCTTTACCGCCATCGCCGACGCGCCGGACTTCGTGGTGGCGCCACTGGCGAAGGACGACTTTGCCGAGGTCGGGGTGAAGGTGACCTACACCCTGCGCGACGGGCGGATCTGCCACATCGGCGTCCAGCGCACGCGCGATCCGGTGGTGACCCGCGCCTAG
- a CDS encoding biotin carboxyl carrier protein, with protein sequence MADIQIVETSLRDGNQCLWGATGIDTAKTLTIAPAMERAGYRAIDFTTSTHMGVAVRYKQEDPWERIRAMADICRTTPLQFLSTGFRFIAWETATPEFMELAFRTLATNGIRRFALADPMNDASSNVEVAKMVKRAGGDQVVGALVYSISPIHDDAHYAEAARTMAASPDIDGLYIKDPGGLLSPKRAQTLIPAILAEIGDKPLELHNHCTIGLAEPACLEAAELGAAAVQCASGGAADGTSNPPISRMIANLRAQGHTVDVDDEAVAEVADYFTALAEAEDLPTGRPMPFDAAYYQHNLPGGMVGTMRRHLADQGVPELEGAVIEEMGRVRQELGWPIVMTPFAQMLQTQAVMNVTGEERWAVIPDEIIRFAIGKFGRPNVPVDQDVMDRIMSNPRTKELEAETGMADVKTLRKKLGENLSDEEFLLRATMPQNLVDAMQAAGPAERQYDPKKVPLMNLLREVLARTDIDHLSIEKDGFSLEVEA encoded by the coding sequence ATGGCCGATATCCAGATCGTCGAAACGAGCCTGCGCGATGGCAACCAGTGCCTGTGGGGCGCGACCGGCATCGATACCGCCAAGACGCTGACCATCGCCCCGGCGATGGAGCGCGCCGGCTATCGCGCCATCGACTTCACCACCTCCACCCACATGGGCGTGGCCGTGCGCTACAAGCAGGAAGACCCGTGGGAACGCATTCGCGCCATGGCGGACATCTGCCGCACCACGCCGTTGCAGTTCCTTTCCACCGGTTTCCGCTTCATCGCCTGGGAAACCGCGACGCCCGAATTCATGGAGCTGGCCTTCCGCACGCTGGCCACCAACGGCATCCGCCGCTTCGCGCTGGCGGACCCGATGAACGATGCCTCAAGCAATGTTGAGGTTGCCAAGATGGTCAAGCGCGCGGGCGGCGACCAGGTGGTCGGCGCCCTCGTCTATTCGATCAGCCCGATCCACGATGATGCCCACTATGCCGAGGCCGCGCGCACCATGGCTGCCAGCCCGGATATCGACGGGCTCTACATCAAGGACCCCGGCGGACTGCTGAGCCCCAAGCGCGCGCAGACGCTGATCCCCGCCATCCTGGCCGAGATTGGCGACAAGCCGCTGGAATTGCACAACCACTGCACCATCGGCCTGGCCGAACCCGCCTGCCTCGAAGCCGCGGAGCTGGGCGCCGCCGCCGTGCAATGCGCCAGCGGCGGCGCGGCGGACGGCACCAGCAACCCGCCGATCAGCCGCATGATCGCCAACCTGCGCGCGCAGGGTCACACCGTCGATGTCGACGACGAGGCGGTGGCCGAAGTGGCCGACTATTTCACCGCGCTGGCCGAGGCGGAAGACCTGCCAACGGGCCGCCCGATGCCCTTCGACGCCGCCTACTACCAGCACAACCTGCCCGGCGGCATGGTCGGCACCATGCGCCGCCACCTGGCCGACCAGGGCGTGCCCGAGCTGGAAGGCGCGGTGATCGAGGAAATGGGCCGCGTGCGGCAGGAGCTGGGCTGGCCCATCGTGATGACGCCGTTCGCGCAGATGCTGCAGACGCAGGCGGTGATGAACGTGACGGGAGAGGAACGCTGGGCCGTCATCCCGGACGAGATCATCCGCTTTGCGATCGGCAAGTTCGGCCGGCCCAACGTGCCGGTCGATCAGGACGTGATGGATCGCATCATGTCCAACCCGCGGACCAAGGAGCTGGAAGCCGAGACCGGCATGGCCGACGTCAAGACGCTGCGGAAGAAGCTGGGCGAGAACCTGTCGGACGAGGAATTCCTGCTGCGCGCCACCATGCCGCAGAACCTTGTCGACGCAATGCAGGCCGCCGGCCCGGCAGAGCGCCAGTACGATCCGAAGAAGGTGCCGCTGATGAACCTGCTGCGCGAAGTTCTCGCGCGCACCGATATCGACCACCTCAGCATCGAGAAGGACGGCTTCTCGCTGGAAGTCGAAGCGTGA
- a CDS encoding efflux RND transporter periplasmic adaptor subunit translates to MSDTDMTNAQDIGDYLEAAKERPWYKRRIVWIIAAVLVLLIALSTVFSGGDDGPDYITAEVEERSLDLTVVATGNLRPTNQVEVGSEVSGRIDDVLVDVNDQVTRGQVLARINTDVIEDQITQGRANLNAARASVAQAQATLEADAAQLSRLQEVQRLSGGRVPSQAEMEQAEAAVRRGEAAVASARANVSSAQAQLSSAQTNRDRAVIRSPVSGVVLARQVEPGQTVAASFNTPTLFVLAEDLGTMQLRVSIDEADVGQVQPGQEAAFTVDAYPGRRFPATVERVDLASNNIALSDQQQQQSQQVVSYEARLIVVNDEGLLRPGMTATATIATQSTGVAMLVPNGALRFDPDEEEESTGIFGNQQFGLDDEQGASIGVGSRQRVHVVDEDGSLRAIEVVTGQSDGRQTVVTSDELEVGMEVVTGVRAGGE, encoded by the coding sequence ATGAGCGATACCGACATGACCAACGCACAGGATATCGGCGACTACCTCGAAGCCGCCAAGGAACGGCCCTGGTACAAGCGCCGCATCGTCTGGATCATCGCCGCCGTGCTGGTGCTGCTGATTGCGCTGTCGACGGTGTTTTCGGGCGGCGATGACGGCCCCGATTACATCACCGCCGAAGTGGAAGAGCGTTCGCTCGACCTTACCGTGGTGGCGACCGGCAACCTGCGGCCCACCAACCAGGTCGAGGTCGGCTCCGAAGTCTCCGGCCGGATCGACGACGTGCTGGTCGACGTGAACGACCAGGTGACCCGTGGCCAGGTGCTGGCCCGCATCAATACCGACGTGATCGAGGACCAGATCACCCAGGGCCGCGCCAACCTCAACGCAGCGCGTGCTTCGGTGGCGCAGGCGCAGGCTACGCTGGAGGCCGATGCCGCCCAGCTTTCGCGCCTGCAGGAAGTCCAGCGCCTGTCCGGCGGCCGGGTGCCCAGCCAGGCCGAGATGGAGCAGGCCGAGGCCGCCGTGCGCCGCGGCGAGGCAGCTGTCGCTTCGGCGCGCGCCAATGTCTCCAGCGCCCAGGCCCAGCTTTCCAGCGCGCAGACCAATCGCGATCGCGCGGTGATCCGCTCGCCCGTCTCCGGCGTGGTGCTCGCGCGCCAGGTGGAACCGGGCCAGACCGTGGCTGCCAGCTTCAACACGCCGACGCTGTTCGTGCTGGCAGAGGACCTCGGCACCATGCAGCTGCGCGTCTCCATCGACGAGGCCGATGTCGGCCAGGTGCAGCCCGGCCAGGAGGCCGCCTTCACCGTCGACGCCTATCCCGGCCGGCGTTTCCCCGCGACGGTGGAACGGGTGGACCTCGCCTCCAACAACATTGCCCTGTCCGACCAGCAGCAACAGCAGTCGCAGCAGGTGGTCAGCTATGAGGCGCGGCTGATCGTGGTCAACGACGAGGGCCTGCTGCGCCCCGGCATGACCGCCACCGCCACCATCGCCACCCAGAGCACCGGCGTCGCCATGCTCGTGCCCAATGGCGCGCTGCGCTTCGACCCGGACGAGGAAGAGGAAAGCACCGGCATCTTCGGCAACCAGCAGTTCGGCCTCGACGACGAACAGGGCGCCAGCATCGGCGTCGGCAGCCGCCAGCGGGTACACGTGGTGGACGAGGACGGCAGCCTGCGCGCCATCGAAGTCGTCACCGGCCAGAGCGACGGTCGCCAGACGGTGGTGACGTCCGACGAGCTGGAAGTGGGCATGGAAGTCGTCACCGGCGTCAGGGCGGGCGGCGAGTGA
- the mce gene encoding methylmalonyl-CoA epimerase, which produces MQLGRMNHVGVAVPDLDAAIAFYREVMGASDITEPFDLPEQGVRVCFVNTPDIADGPGTQVELLAPLSEASPVTNFLAKNPAGGQHHICFEVPDIEAARAEFEAMGKRILGPTRIGAHGTPIFFVHPKDMLGQLTEIMETPKEAH; this is translated from the coding sequence ATGCAGCTTGGCCGAATGAACCACGTGGGCGTCGCCGTCCCCGATCTCGATGCCGCCATCGCCTTCTACCGCGAAGTGATGGGCGCGAGCGACATCACCGAGCCCTTCGACCTGCCCGAACAGGGCGTGCGCGTCTGCTTCGTGAACACCCCGGACATTGCCGATGGCCCCGGCACACAGGTGGAACTGCTGGCCCCGCTCAGCGAGGCATCGCCGGTAACCAACTTCCTCGCCAAGAACCCGGCAGGCGGGCAGCACCACATCTGTTTCGAAGTGCCCGATATCGAAGCGGCGCGCGCCGAGTTCGAGGCAATGGGCAAGCGCATCCTCGGCCCCACGCGCATCGGGGCGCACGGCACGCCGATCTTCTTCGTCCATCCCAAGGACATGCTCGGCCAGCTGACCGAGATCATGGAAACGCCCAAGGAAGCGCATTGA
- a CDS encoding efflux transporter outer membrane subunit — translation MGGNIRMGSFMTARRCMLAATAPLALAACATPTVDIAQPEVAVPADWQVSDPAPVSTDLTEYWTMLDDPLLTGFVEQAILENRDLAQSAARLDQARASLVQARAGYLPSLSASGGANRDIGDFARDGVQFNLGADASWEMDLFGQISGNVAAAEGDLAAQGYSLADLQRLIVGQVAVATINARATAEQLAIARSTLAYQDDNLQIARWRNQAGLVSSLDVEQARTQRAQTAATIPLLESSLTATANSISTLIGEPPGRVLEAFLAEQSASVPTPPMLAGFEAPAEVLRRRPDVRAAEASLVASTARIGVARAQLLPLVRLSGSIGTGPVNAGSLFDIVTGGIFAGVSQLLFDGGRTAAQVDSAEAGARASLAAWEQTILGALEDVESSAVDQRTADQRVGINEEAVDAANNAALLARSQYEAGLVDFRTLLTAENQLLSARNQLVGAEADRATAFVRLTQALGGGWTLSDDDIPPVVEARFEQTGNSDRTAQ, via the coding sequence ATGGGTGGGAATATCCGCATGGGCAGTTTCATGACAGCGCGACGCTGTATGCTGGCGGCCACGGCACCGCTGGCACTGGCAGCCTGTGCAACGCCCACTGTCGATATCGCGCAGCCCGAAGTGGCCGTGCCTGCCGACTGGCAGGTGTCCGACCCGGCTCCGGTCTCCACCGACCTTACCGAATACTGGACGATGCTGGACGATCCGCTGCTCACCGGCTTTGTCGAGCAGGCGATCCTCGAGAACCGCGATCTTGCGCAGAGCGCTGCCCGGCTGGACCAGGCGCGCGCTTCGCTGGTGCAGGCCCGCGCGGGCTACCTGCCGTCGCTTTCCGCCAGCGGCGGGGCCAATCGCGACATCGGCGACTTCGCGCGCGACGGGGTACAGTTCAACCTGGGCGCCGATGCGTCGTGGGAGATGGACCTGTTCGGGCAGATCTCCGGCAATGTCGCTGCCGCCGAGGGAGACCTTGCCGCACAGGGCTATTCGCTGGCCGACCTGCAGCGCCTGATCGTCGGGCAGGTGGCCGTGGCCACCATCAATGCCCGCGCCACGGCAGAGCAGCTGGCCATCGCCCGCTCCACCCTCGCCTACCAGGACGATAACCTGCAGATCGCCCGCTGGCGCAACCAGGCCGGGCTGGTCTCCAGCCTCGACGTGGAACAGGCGCGCACCCAGCGCGCTCAGACCGCCGCCACCATCCCGCTGCTGGAAAGCAGTCTGACGGCCACGGCCAACTCGATTTCCACGCTGATCGGCGAACCGCCGGGACGCGTGCTCGAAGCCTTCCTGGCGGAACAGTCCGCCTCGGTTCCCACGCCGCCCATGCTGGCCGGGTTCGAAGCCCCGGCCGAAGTGCTGCGCCGCCGTCCCGACGTGCGCGCAGCCGAAGCCAGCCTGGTCGCCAGCACCGCCCGCATCGGCGTGGCACGTGCGCAATTGCTGCCGCTGGTCCGCCTGTCCGGCTCGATTGGAACGGGTCCGGTGAATGCCGGCAGCTTGTTCGACATCGTCACCGGCGGCATTTTCGCCGGTGTCAGCCAGCTGCTGTTCGACGGCGGGCGTACTGCCGCACAGGTCGACAGCGCCGAGGCCGGCGCACGCGCCTCGCTGGCTGCATGGGAGCAGACCATCCTCGGCGCGCTGGAAGACGTGGAAAGCTCTGCCGTCGACCAGCGCACCGCCGACCAGCGCGTCGGCATCAACGAGGAAGCGGTGGACGCCGCCAACAACGCCGCCTTGCTGGCTCGCAGCCAGTACGAGGCGGGACTGGTCGATTTCCGCACCCTGCTGACGGCCGAGAACCAGTTGCTCTCGGCACGCAACCAGCTGGTCGGTGCAGAGGCCGACCGCGCCACCGCCTTTGTCCGCCTGACCCAGGCGCTGGGCGGCGGCTGGACCCTTTCCGATGACGACATTCCGCCTGTCGTCGAAGCCCGCTTCGAACAGACCGGCAATAGCGACAGGACCGCACAATGA
- a CDS encoding XdhC family protein, translating into MTATAFADDHAALRAACVPGVGLCTIANIEGSFSRRLGAQLAVLPDGSVVGSLADGCLEQELAREVVSGGERRVIRYGAGSPKIDFRLPCGGGLDILIDPVPDTAACAAAVEQLKQRAEARLALPEPSPLAVRRYVPQLRLVLFGEGPELAAMAHVAEASGMAVEAHGRDDGGLSLGQLPEGIAADRWTAIVLLFHDHEWERAILEWALTTPAFFIGAQGGAPARAQREADLVGAGFAPEQVARIASPIGTVMHSREPLALALSTLAGISGEYELRHPHHRVDAR; encoded by the coding sequence ATGACCGCCACCGCATTTGCCGACGATCACGCTGCCCTGCGCGCGGCCTGCGTGCCGGGCGTGGGCCTGTGCACCATCGCCAATATCGAGGGCAGCTTCTCCCGCCGCCTTGGCGCGCAGCTGGCCGTGCTGCCCGATGGCAGCGTGGTCGGCAGCCTCGCCGACGGTTGCCTCGAACAGGAACTGGCGCGCGAAGTGGTGAGTGGCGGGGAGCGGCGGGTGATCCGCTATGGCGCGGGCTCTCCCAAGATCGACTTCCGCCTGCCCTGTGGTGGCGGACTGGACATCCTGATCGACCCGGTGCCCGATACCGCGGCCTGTGCGGCTGCGGTCGAACAGCTCAAGCAGCGCGCAGAGGCGCGACTGGCTCTGCCGGAGCCAAGCCCGCTGGCGGTGCGCCGCTACGTGCCCCAGCTGCGGCTGGTGCTGTTCGGTGAGGGGCCGGAACTGGCCGCCATGGCCCATGTCGCGGAGGCGTCGGGCATGGCGGTGGAGGCGCACGGGCGCGACGACGGCGGATTGTCGCTTGGCCAGTTGCCCGAAGGGATCGCGGCTGATCGCTGGACCGCCATCGTGCTGCTGTTCCACGACCATGAGTGGGAACGCGCGATCCTCGAATGGGCGCTCACCACGCCCGCCTTCTTTATCGGCGCGCAGGGCGGGGCGCCCGCCCGTGCCCAACGCGAGGCGGACCTTGTCGGCGCAGGTTTCGCTCCGGAGCAGGTGGCCCGCATCGCCAGTCCGATCGGCACGGTGATGCACAGCCGCGAGCCGTTGGCGCTGGCGCTTTCGACGCTGGCAGGCATCTCCGGCGAATACGAACTGCGCCACCCGCACCACCGTGTCGACGCCCGCTGA
- a CDS encoding HupE/UreJ family protein gives MKPVRSFKILLVSLLVAFALLARPAAAHPAPFSYLDVQLEEQGIEGSLTVHTIDVAHELGIEEPSTLLDERVLASQYSNIKSLLQQRIVMSDGDGARIALEFNEIVPAPEEDALQLTFRADVVQPPELRIDTNLFPYDPAHQTFVNLYEDGELRQQFLFDADTAPQAHYAGTAAGVAAVFGTFVPSGAHHVVIGPDHVLFIIGLILLGGSLRRLAIIVTAFTVGHSVTLALAATGTFAPPAWLVEPLIALSIVVVGVDNLLRKEGQRDLRHWFALLFGLVHGFGFAFVLREFGLPQDSLAWSLLAFNIGVEIGQLAIVIPAALVLAWLRPRYPLVTKRIVTIGSLAVILAGAYWFVDRVLSLGSG, from the coding sequence GTGAAACCCGTGCGCAGCTTTAAAATTCTTCTCGTCAGCTTGCTGGTGGCTTTCGCGTTGCTCGCTCGTCCGGCTGCCGCGCATCCTGCCCCCTTCAGCTATCTCGACGTCCAGCTCGAGGAGCAGGGCATCGAAGGCAGTTTGACTGTTCACACGATCGACGTTGCACACGAACTCGGTATCGAGGAACCGTCGACCCTGCTCGACGAACGTGTATTAGCGTCTCAATACAGTAATATCAAGTCGCTGCTGCAACAGCGAATCGTGATGTCGGACGGCGATGGTGCGCGAATCGCATTGGAATTCAACGAAATTGTCCCTGCGCCGGAGGAAGATGCTCTGCAGCTGACCTTCCGGGCCGACGTGGTCCAGCCTCCGGAACTGCGCATCGACACCAACCTGTTTCCCTACGATCCGGCGCACCAGACCTTCGTCAATCTCTACGAGGACGGGGAACTGCGGCAGCAATTCCTGTTCGATGCGGACACTGCGCCGCAGGCTCACTACGCCGGCACCGCGGCGGGCGTGGCGGCAGTGTTCGGCACCTTCGTGCCCTCCGGCGCGCACCACGTGGTGATCGGGCCGGACCATGTCCTCTTCATCATCGGGCTGATCCTGCTGGGCGGATCGCTGCGCCGGTTGGCGATCATCGTCACCGCCTTCACCGTGGGCCATTCGGTCACGCTGGCGCTGGCGGCCACGGGCACCTTCGCGCCGCCGGCCTGGCTGGTGGAGCCGCTGATCGCGCTCAGCATCGTGGTGGTGGGGGTAGACAACCTGCTGCGCAAGGAAGGGCAGCGCGACCTGCGCCACTGGTTCGCGCTGCTGTTCGGCCTGGTGCACGGATTCGGCTTCGCCTTCGTGCTGCGCGAATTCGGCCTGCCGCAGGATAGCCTGGCCTGGTCGCTGCTGGCCTTCAACATCGGCGTCGAAATCGGTCAGCTGGCGATTGTCATCCCCGCTGCGCTGGTGCTGGCCTGGCTGCGGCCGCGATACCCACTCGTAACAAAACGTATCGTCACCATCGGTTCGCTTGCGGTCATCCTCGCAGGTGCCTATTGGTTCGTTGACAGAGTCCTGAGTTTGGGGAGCGGATGA
- a CDS encoding MBL fold metallo-hydrolase codes for MQRAVVLSAIVLGGMAVTGVMAQGLPGIEEAEQVSENVWRIPGAGGNSVVFVRSEDVVLVDTKLPNSGESILAEIRKITDKPVTYVINTHSHPDHVGSNAFFAENDGVQVVAQANTAARMREGGGPFPPNRVDMEFTNYRAIGEGADKVEVHYFGAGHTDGDAFIFFPEDKVMMAGDIYAWHMSPLIDPASGGSMLALPTTVTAAYYNVPDAETVLAGHGSAHTREEFLSWITFNRGLVQVAEQTAQMGGTPEDALARLEGVPSFAIFMGDEPLPGLEYGGTPRGRAYINLMVAFEELRGEEAQLRMGIDPSEIPPRQ; via the coding sequence ATGCAACGCGCGGTAGTACTTTCGGCAATCGTTCTGGGCGGCATGGCCGTTACCGGCGTCATGGCACAGGGGCTGCCGGGCATCGAGGAGGCCGAACAGGTTTCCGAAAACGTGTGGCGCATTCCCGGCGCGGGCGGCAACAGCGTTGTCTTTGTCCGGTCGGAGGACGTGGTGTTGGTGGATACCAAGCTGCCCAATTCGGGCGAAAGCATCCTCGCCGAGATCCGCAAGATCACCGACAAGCCGGTGACCTACGTCATCAACACCCACTCGCATCCTGACCACGTCGGCTCCAACGCCTTCTTCGCCGAGAACGACGGCGTGCAGGTGGTGGCCCAGGCCAACACCGCGGCGCGCATGCGCGAAGGCGGCGGTCCGTTCCCGCCCAACCGCGTGGACATGGAATTCACCAACTACCGCGCCATCGGCGAAGGGGCCGACAAGGTGGAAGTGCATTACTTCGGCGCAGGTCACACCGATGGCGACGCCTTCATCTTCTTCCCCGAAGACAAGGTGATGATGGCGGGCGACATCTACGCCTGGCACATGAGCCCGCTGATCGATCCGGCTTCGGGCGGGTCCATGCTGGCGCTGCCGACCACGGTCACCGCCGCCTATTACAACGTGCCCGATGCCGAGACTGTCCTTGCCGGCCATGGCAGCGCGCACACGCGCGAGGAGTTCCTCAGCTGGATCACCTTCAACCGTGGCCTGGTGCAGGTGGCGGAGCAGACCGCGCAGATGGGCGGGACCCCGGAAGACGCGCTGGCTCGCCTCGAGGGCGTTCCCAGCTTCGCCATCTTCATGGGTGACGAGCCGCTGCCCGGCCTCGAGTATGGTGGTACCCCGCGCGGGCGTGCCTACATCAACCTGATGGTCGCCTTCGAAGAACTGCGCGGCGAGGAAGCCCAGCTGCGCATGGGGATTGACCCGTCGGAGATTCCTCCCCGACAGTGA
- a CDS encoding HAD-IIA family hydrolase has product MMRTPKGFMFDLDGTLILSNRKLGSYDAIPGAAEALQELDRLGVPWIALTNGSAYASRVQAPRLRKVGLPVPDERLFTPNSVAAKVIADGGYQRVMVLGNAGVSEALEELGVNCVSPDAEDQAGCDAVYIAWHPDCSMPHIHAACEAVLDGAAFLTASDVPFFATKEGRSFGYSCAINGAVSRVTGVEPQPTGKPSAHALDFIAAELGIAKEDVGVVGDDAKAEMQMAREGGAIGIAVTSGATSAEQWADQPPERTPHLVVENIGALVETLGLR; this is encoded by the coding sequence ATGATGCGTACACCCAAGGGTTTCATGTTCGATCTGGACGGGACGCTGATCCTCTCCAACCGCAAGCTGGGCAGCTATGACGCCATTCCCGGTGCGGCGGAGGCCCTGCAGGAGCTGGACCGGCTGGGCGTGCCGTGGATCGCACTGACGAACGGCAGCGCCTATGCCAGCCGCGTGCAGGCACCGCGCCTGCGCAAGGTCGGCCTGCCGGTGCCCGACGAGCGGTTGTTCACGCCCAACTCGGTGGCCGCGAAGGTCATCGCCGATGGCGGCTACCAGCGCGTCATGGTGCTGGGCAATGCGGGGGTGTCCGAGGCGCTGGAGGAACTGGGCGTCAACTGCGTTTCACCCGATGCCGAGGACCAGGCTGGTTGCGACGCGGTCTACATCGCCTGGCATCCCGATTGCTCGATGCCGCACATCCACGCCGCCTGCGAGGCCGTGCTCGATGGCGCGGCCTTCCTCACCGCTTCGGACGTGCCCTTCTTCGCCACCAAGGAAGGCCGCAGCTTCGGCTATTCCTGTGCCATCAACGGTGCCGTCTCGCGGGTGACGGGCGTGGAGCCGCAACCGACCGGCAAGCCGAGCGCCCATGCGCTGGACTTCATCGCCGCCGAACTCGGCATCGCGAAAGAGGACGTCGGCGTGGTGGGTGACGACGCCAAGGCGGAAATGCAGATGGCCCGCGAAGGCGGCGCGATCGGCATTGCCGTCACCAGCGGCGCGACCAGCGCAGAGCAATGGGCGGACCAGCCGCCCGAACGCACGCCGCACCTGGTGGTGGAGAACATCGGGGCATTGGTGGAGACGCTCGGCTTGCGCTAA
- a CDS encoding ABC transporter ATP-binding protein: MSDAHLIELEGITKTFGEGAAAFQALKGVDMTIDRGDFVAVMGPSGSGKSTTMNILGCLDVPTSGVFRFRGVEVQALSRDQRSLLRRRYLGFVFQGFNLLARTTALENVELPLLYRGEKKAVRQEAAERALDQVGLLPWAHHTPAELSGGQQQRVAIARALVTNPDVLLADEPTGNLDTERSIEIMELLSELNRNGITVLMVTHEEEMAQFAKTIVHFRDGLVERVDRGKRAAALSGEPA; the protein is encoded by the coding sequence GTGAGCGACGCACACCTCATAGAACTGGAAGGCATCACCAAGACCTTTGGCGAGGGCGCGGCCGCGTTCCAGGCGCTGAAGGGAGTGGACATGACCATCGATCGCGGCGATTTCGTCGCGGTGATGGGGCCATCGGGCTCGGGCAAGTCGACGACGATGAACATCCTCGGCTGCCTCGACGTGCCGACCAGCGGCGTGTTCCGCTTCCGCGGCGTGGAAGTGCAGGCACTCAGCCGCGACCAGCGTTCGCTGCTGCGCCGCCGCTACCTCGGCTTCGTTTTCCAGGGCTTCAACCTGCTGGCGCGCACCACCGCGCTGGAGAACGTCGAACTGCCGCTGCTCTATCGCGGCGAGAAGAAGGCCGTGCGGCAGGAAGCTGCCGAACGCGCGCTCGACCAGGTCGGGCTGCTGCCATGGGCGCACCATACCCCTGCCGAGCTTTCCGGCGGTCAGCAGCAGCGCGTGGCCATCGCCCGCGCCCTGGTGACCAATCCCGACGTGCTGCTGGCGGACGAGCCGACCGGCAACCTCGACACCGAACGGTCGATCGAGATCATGGAACTGCTGTCCGAACTCAATCGCAACGGGATCACCGTGCTGATGGTGACGCACGAGGAAGAAATGGCGCAATTCGCCAAGACGATCGTGCACTTCCGCGATGGCTTGGTGGAGCGGGTTGACCGCGGCAAGCGCGCCGCAGCGCTTAGCGGGGAGCCTGCCTGA